In Lysobacter luteus, a single window of DNA contains:
- a CDS encoding L-threonylcarbamoyladenylate synthase has protein sequence MSTDLAPAIAALRSGGIIAYPTEAVWGLGCDPFDESAVLRLLSIKQRPVDKGLILIAAGTDQLDGLLDWSALPDACRKAVLASWPGPHTWIVPATAGVPRWITGSHAGVAVRVSAHPTVVELCRGFGRPLVSTSANLSGQPPARRSEQLDPALLTQLDAVVAGETGNLQSPTTIRDARTGDVLRG, from the coding sequence ATGAGCACCGACCTCGCCCCCGCCATTGCCGCCCTGCGAAGCGGCGGCATCATCGCTTACCCCACCGAGGCGGTCTGGGGCCTGGGCTGCGATCCGTTCGACGAGTCCGCCGTGCTGCGCCTGCTGTCCATCAAGCAGCGACCGGTCGACAAGGGGCTGATCCTCATCGCGGCCGGCACGGACCAGCTCGACGGCCTGCTCGACTGGTCCGCCCTGCCTGACGCGTGCCGCAAGGCCGTGCTCGCCTCGTGGCCGGGGCCGCATACCTGGATCGTCCCCGCCACCGCCGGCGTGCCGCGCTGGATTACCGGCAGTCACGCGGGGGTGGCGGTGCGGGTCAGCGCGCATCCGACCGTGGTCGAACTCTGCCGCGGGTTTGGCCGGCCGCTGGTATCGACCAGCGCCAACCTGTCCGGCCAGCCACCGGCGCGTCGAAGCGAGCAGCTCGATCCCGCCCTGCTGACCCAGCTGGATGCGGTCGTGGCGGGCGAAACCGGCAACCTGCAGTCGCCCACGACCATCCGCGACGCGC
- a CDS encoding DNA topoisomerase I, translated as MAKNLLIVESPAKAKTINKYLGKDFIVLASYGHVRDLVPKEGAVDPERGFAMRYDLIEKNEKHVEAIAKAAKGAESIFLATDPDREGEAISWHVAEILRERGLLDGKPLQRVVFTEITPRAIKEAMTHPRDIAAPLVDAQQARRALDYLVGFNLSPVLWRKVQRGLSAGRVQSPALRMIVEREEEIEAFRAREYWSIEAECQHPSQAFSARLVKLDGQKFEQFTITDGETAEAARQRLVSAANGALQVTDVTSKQRKRRPAPPFTTSTLQQEAARKLGFTTKRTMQVAQKLYEGVALGDEGTVGLISYMRTDSVALSVDAVAEIRDVIARDYGTGAVPDQPNVYKSKSKNAQEAHEAVRPTSALRTPAQVSRFLEDDARRLYELVWKRAVASQMVPATLNTVSVELAAGSEHGFRVSGTTVLDPGFLAVYEEGKDTKGKEEDDEGRKLPPMQPGDRIPLDRIHADQHFTEPPPRYSEASLVKALEEYGIGRPSTYASIIATLLFRKYVELESRRFHPSDVGRAVSKFLSSHFTRYVDYDFTARLEDELDAVSRGEEAWVPLMERFWSPFKEMVDDKMESVDRSEATGARELGTDPKTGKPVSVRLGRYGPYAAIGSTAEDAEDKPKFASLRPGQSMHTISLEDALELFKMPRALGEHNGEEVSVGIGRFGPFAKRGSVYASLKKEDDPYKVDLERAVFLIEEKEEIARNRIIKEFEGSDIQVLNGRYGPYISNGQLNGKIPKDREPASLTLEEVTKLLEETGKPARGRFGKKAAVKKVAAKKAPAKKTAKKATKKTAKKTTKKTVAKKAAAKKTAAAKTDA; from the coding sequence ATGGCCAAGAACCTCCTCATCGTCGAATCGCCCGCCAAGGCCAAGACGATCAACAAGTACCTCGGCAAGGATTTCATCGTCCTCGCCTCGTATGGCCATGTGCGCGACCTGGTGCCGAAAGAGGGCGCGGTCGACCCCGAGCGCGGCTTCGCGATGCGCTACGACCTGATCGAGAAGAACGAGAAACACGTCGAGGCCATCGCCAAGGCGGCCAAGGGCGCCGAATCCATCTTCCTGGCGACCGACCCGGACCGCGAGGGCGAGGCGATCAGCTGGCACGTGGCCGAGATCCTCCGCGAGCGGGGGCTGCTGGACGGCAAGCCGCTGCAGCGGGTGGTGTTCACCGAGATCACCCCGCGTGCCATCAAGGAGGCGATGACCCACCCGCGCGACATCGCCGCACCGTTGGTCGACGCCCAGCAGGCGCGCCGGGCGCTGGACTACCTGGTCGGCTTCAACCTGTCGCCGGTGCTGTGGCGCAAGGTGCAGCGCGGCCTGTCGGCCGGCCGAGTGCAGTCGCCGGCGTTGCGGATGATCGTCGAGCGCGAGGAGGAGATCGAGGCGTTCCGGGCGCGCGAGTACTGGTCGATCGAGGCCGAATGCCAGCACCCGTCCCAGGCCTTCAGTGCGCGCCTGGTCAAGCTGGACGGGCAGAAGTTCGAGCAGTTCACGATCACCGACGGCGAGACCGCCGAGGCCGCCCGCCAGCGGCTGGTATCGGCCGCAAATGGCGCGCTGCAGGTCACCGACGTCACCAGCAAGCAGCGCAAGCGCCGCCCCGCGCCGCCGTTCACCACCTCGACCCTGCAGCAGGAGGCCGCGCGCAAGCTGGGCTTCACCACCAAACGCACCATGCAGGTCGCGCAGAAGCTGTACGAGGGCGTGGCGCTGGGGGACGAGGGCACCGTCGGCCTGATCAGCTACATGCGTACCGACTCGGTCGCGCTGTCGGTCGACGCGGTCGCCGAGATCCGCGACGTCATCGCGCGTGACTACGGCACCGGCGCCGTACCGGACCAGCCCAACGTCTACAAATCCAAGTCCAAGAACGCGCAGGAAGCCCACGAGGCGGTCCGCCCGACCTCGGCGCTACGCACGCCTGCGCAGGTCTCGCGCTTCCTGGAGGACGACGCCCGCCGCCTGTACGAGCTTGTCTGGAAGCGCGCGGTCGCCAGCCAGATGGTGCCGGCCACGCTCAATACCGTCAGCGTCGAGCTGGCCGCCGGCAGCGAGCACGGCTTCCGCGTCTCGGGCACCACCGTGCTCGACCCGGGTTTCCTGGCCGTCTACGAGGAAGGCAAGGACACCAAGGGCAAGGAAGAGGACGACGAGGGCCGCAAGCTGCCGCCGATGCAGCCGGGCGACCGGATCCCGCTGGATCGCATCCACGCCGACCAGCACTTCACCGAGCCGCCGCCGCGCTACTCCGAAGCCAGCCTGGTCAAGGCGCTCGAGGAATACGGCATCGGCCGCCCGTCGACCTACGCCTCGATCATCGCGACGCTGCTGTTCCGCAAGTACGTGGAGCTCGAGAGCCGGCGTTTCCACCCGTCCGACGTCGGCCGCGCGGTCAGCAAGTTCCTGTCCAGTCACTTCACCCGGTACGTCGACTACGACTTCACCGCCCGGCTCGAGGACGAGCTGGACGCGGTGTCGCGCGGCGAGGAAGCGTGGGTGCCGCTGATGGAGCGGTTCTGGAGCCCGTTCAAGGAGATGGTCGACGACAAGATGGAGTCGGTCGACCGCAGCGAGGCCACTGGCGCGCGCGAGCTCGGCACCGACCCCAAGACCGGCAAGCCGGTCAGCGTCCGGCTCGGCCGTTACGGACCGTATGCCGCGATCGGCAGCACCGCCGAGGACGCCGAGGACAAGCCGAAGTTCGCCTCGCTGCGTCCCGGCCAGAGCATGCACACGATTTCGCTGGAGGACGCGCTCGAGCTGTTCAAGATGCCGCGCGCACTGGGCGAGCACAACGGCGAGGAGGTCAGCGTCGGCATCGGCCGGTTCGGGCCGTTCGCCAAGCGCGGCAGCGTGTACGCCTCGCTCAAGAAGGAGGACGACCCGTACAAGGTCGACCTGGAGCGCGCGGTGTTCCTGATCGAGGAGAAGGAAGAAATCGCGCGCAACCGGATCATCAAGGAGTTCGAGGGCAGCGACATCCAGGTCCTCAATGGCCGCTACGGCCCGTACATCAGCAACGGCCAGCTCAACGGCAAGATCCCCAAGGACCGCGAGCCCGCCTCGCTGACGCTTGAGGAAGTAACCAAGCTGCTGGAGGAGACCGGCAAGCCCGCGCGCGGCCGCTTCGGCAAGAAGGCCGCGGTGAAGAAGGTCGCCGCGAAGAAGGCACCGGCCAAGAAGACGGCCAAAAAGGCCACCAAGAAGACTGCCAAGAAAACGACCAAAAAGACCGTTGCCAAGAAGGCCGCCGCAAAGAAGACCGCCGCGGCCAAGACCGACGCCTGA
- a CDS encoding DUF494 family protein, which yields MKESILDVLLYLFEHYLTDDADLVRDRDNLQSGPLFEELGQAGFSPAEINKAFEWLDALARQRPSASPARADGPVRVYAGPELDRLDTDCRGFLLFLEQHGVLDAGQRELVLDRAMALDQDTLDLDDLKWVVLMVLFNQPGSEAAYAWMETQMFEDEPEPVH from the coding sequence ATGAAAGAAAGCATCCTGGACGTCCTGCTGTACCTGTTCGAGCACTACCTCACCGACGACGCGGACCTCGTCCGCGACCGTGACAACCTGCAAAGCGGCCCGCTGTTCGAGGAACTCGGGCAGGCCGGTTTCAGCCCCGCCGAGATCAACAAGGCCTTCGAGTGGCTGGACGCGCTGGCACGCCAGCGGCCGTCCGCCTCGCCGGCGCGTGCCGACGGCCCGGTCCGGGTCTACGCCGGCCCCGAGCTGGACCGCCTGGACACCGACTGCCGCGGCTTCCTGCTGTTCCTGGAGCAGCACGGCGTGCTGGACGCCGGCCAGCGCGAGCTGGTGCTGGACCGCGCGATGGCGCTCGACCAGGACACCCTCGACCTCGACGACCTCAAGTGGGTCGTGCTGATGGTGCTGTTCAACCAGCCCGGCAGCGAGGCCGCCTACGCCTGGATGGAGACCCAGATGTTCGAGGACGAGCCCGAACCGGTGCACTGA
- the dprA gene encoding DNA-processing protein DprA, giving the protein MHPSDLFAPAFPAPPAFGQARTARTDSSVDSAADIDALLRLVASGGPAEPRRRLIADAAPAAALAAGPSRWHRCGLGASQQRALRQPDGRTLEAAHAWLAQPGHHLLGWHHPDYPPLLRRTPHPPLALFVAGDAALAWHPAVAIVGSRSPTPAGREHAGAFARSLAAAGLTVTSGLAAGVDTAAHHATLTAGGRTVAVLGTGPDVPYPRSNNGLHAAIVAEGAVISEHLPGAGPRREHFPSRNRILAGLSLGTLVIEAAHRSGALITARLAAECGREVMALPGSIDNPLARGCHRLIRDGAALVESPEDVMELLAPLAARLAGDLRTRLEAPISEPGPPPGTGSGASPAAHPPGDPDHKRLWQALGHDPTDMDQLVARTGLTPARLSSILLLMELEGRVEAQHGRYYRSR; this is encoded by the coding sequence ATGCACCCATCCGACCTGTTCGCACCCGCTTTTCCCGCCCCGCCGGCTTTCGGGCAGGCCCGGACCGCGCGCACCGACTCCAGTGTGGACAGCGCCGCCGATATCGACGCGCTGCTCCGTTTGGTCGCCAGCGGCGGCCCGGCGGAACCCCGCCGGCGGTTGATTGCCGACGCCGCTCCCGCGGCCGCCCTCGCCGCAGGTCCTTCGCGGTGGCACCGGTGTGGCCTTGGGGCCTCGCAGCAGCGCGCCCTGCGCCAGCCCGACGGCCGCACGCTGGAGGCCGCGCACGCCTGGCTGGCGCAGCCGGGGCACCACCTGCTCGGCTGGCACCATCCCGACTACCCGCCGTTGCTGCGGCGCACCCCGCATCCGCCGCTGGCGCTGTTCGTGGCGGGCGACGCGGCCCTGGCCTGGCACCCGGCAGTGGCGATCGTCGGCAGTCGCTCCCCGACCCCGGCCGGCCGGGAGCATGCGGGGGCATTCGCACGGTCATTGGCCGCCGCCGGCCTGACGGTGACCAGCGGCCTCGCCGCCGGGGTGGATACCGCCGCGCACCACGCCACCCTGACCGCCGGGGGACGCACGGTCGCGGTCCTGGGCACTGGTCCCGACGTGCCGTATCCGCGCTCGAACAACGGCCTGCATGCTGCCATCGTCGCCGAAGGCGCGGTTATCAGCGAGCATCTTCCCGGAGCAGGACCCCGCCGCGAACATTTCCCGAGCCGTAACCGGATCCTCGCCGGGCTGAGCCTTGGGACCCTGGTGATCGAAGCCGCGCATCGCTCCGGTGCCCTGATCACCGCGCGCCTGGCCGCCGAGTGCGGGCGCGAGGTCATGGCCCTGCCGGGATCGATCGACAACCCGCTGGCGCGCGGCTGCCACCGGCTGATCCGCGACGGCGCGGCGCTGGTGGAGTCCCCCGAGGACGTGATGGAACTGCTTGCGCCGCTCGCAGCGCGGCTGGCCGGGGACTTGCGCACGCGGCTGGAGGCCCCCATCTCGGAACCCGGACCACCGCCCGGCACCGGCTCGGGCGCGTCCCCCGCCGCCCATCCTCCCGGCGACCCCGACCACAAGCGCTTGTGGCAGGCACTCGGTCACGACCCTACGGATATGGACCAGCTGGTCGCCCGGACCGGATTGACGCCTGCCCGGCTGTCATCCATCCTGCTGCTCATGGAGCTTGAGGGTCGCGTGGAGGCGCAGCACGGCCGGTACTACCGAAGCCGCTGA
- a CDS encoding LysM peptidoglycan-binding domain-containing protein: MLKPIRAALTVALLTVATYALAAEIRGDHPDTYVVKKGDTLWDIAGRFLEKPWLWPEIWQANPQVQNPHLIYPGDVLSLAYLDRVVADPGPREVAPVTGVPLSEVEPFLKDLRVVDAFEHLPHVVALEEGRIRGSLGQVAYVDGLEGAQPGQRYQVVRPIQRYTRLDREACCDIFHKDDLDFRGKRTVDFQQFWTNAVVSDNGHELLGYELMRQNTGTVTRGEVGGIEATTLVLDDSGREVRVGDRLIPVEAQPYDLQFFPHAPRQQFEYGRARVLAVSDMLTTGGNRDVVALSVGARDGVDNGTVFSSWSIGEAVVDRVENGPWDRSEDTFGRSSKVRLPDEFAGHMMVFRTFDTVSYALVMDTIRPVRVGHELKHPDAPY, translated from the coding sequence ATGTTGAAACCGATCCGCGCGGCATTGACCGTAGCGTTGCTGACCGTTGCCACGTATGCGCTGGCCGCCGAGATTCGAGGCGACCACCCGGATACCTACGTGGTCAAGAAGGGTGACACCCTGTGGGACATCGCCGGACGCTTCCTCGAGAAGCCCTGGTTGTGGCCGGAGATCTGGCAGGCCAACCCGCAGGTGCAGAACCCGCACCTGATCTACCCCGGCGACGTGCTGTCGCTGGCCTACCTCGACCGCGTGGTCGCCGATCCCGGTCCGCGCGAGGTCGCGCCGGTCACCGGCGTGCCGCTATCGGAGGTCGAACCGTTCCTGAAGGACCTGCGCGTGGTCGATGCGTTCGAGCATCTGCCGCACGTGGTCGCGCTGGAAGAAGGCCGCATCCGCGGCTCGCTGGGCCAGGTCGCCTATGTCGACGGCCTGGAGGGCGCACAGCCCGGCCAGCGCTACCAGGTGGTCCGCCCGATCCAGCGCTACACCCGGCTGGACCGCGAGGCGTGCTGCGACATCTTCCACAAGGACGACCTGGACTTCCGTGGCAAGCGCACGGTCGATTTCCAGCAGTTCTGGACCAATGCGGTGGTGTCCGACAACGGCCACGAGCTACTGGGCTACGAGCTGATGCGCCAGAACACCGGCACCGTCACCCGCGGCGAAGTGGGCGGGATCGAGGCCACCACGCTGGTGCTGGACGACAGCGGCCGCGAGGTGCGCGTCGGCGACCGGCTGATCCCGGTCGAGGCGCAGCCGTACGACCTGCAATTCTTCCCGCACGCGCCGCGACAGCAGTTCGAGTACGGCCGCGCCCGCGTGCTGGCGGTCTCGGACATGCTCACCACCGGCGGCAACCGTGACGTGGTCGCGCTGTCGGTCGGCGCCCGCGACGGCGTCGACAACGGCACCGTGTTCTCCAGCTGGTCGATTGGCGAGGCGGTTGTCGACCGCGTCGAGAACGGCCCGTGGGACCGCAGCGAGGACACCTTCGGGCGGTCCAGCAAGGTGCGCCTGCCCGACGAGTTCGCGGGCCACATGATGGTGTTCCGCACCTTCGACACGGTCAGCTACGCGCTGGTGATGGACACGATCCGCCCGGTCCGGGTGGGTCACGAGCTGAAGCATCCCGACGCGCCGTACTGA
- the def gene encoding peptide deformylase: MSLLPILEFPDPRLRTVAAPVDPAGISSPEFQRLLDDMFETMYAAPGIGLAASQVDVHQRFMVIDISEEHDQPLVFINPEITARDGEQVYQEGCLSVPGIFADVTRADRITVKARGRDGQPFEMEAEGLLAVCVQHEMDHLLGKLFVDYLSPLKREMVRKKLAKARRNAA, from the coding sequence ATGTCCCTGCTCCCGATCCTCGAATTTCCCGATCCGCGCCTGCGTACCGTCGCCGCGCCCGTCGACCCCGCCGGGATCTCCTCGCCGGAGTTCCAGCGCTTGCTCGACGACATGTTCGAGACGATGTACGCCGCGCCCGGCATCGGGCTGGCCGCCAGCCAGGTCGACGTGCACCAGCGGTTCATGGTGATCGACATCAGCGAGGAGCACGACCAGCCGCTGGTGTTCATCAACCCGGAGATCACCGCGCGCGACGGCGAGCAGGTCTACCAGGAAGGCTGCCTGTCGGTGCCGGGCATCTTTGCCGACGTGACCCGCGCCGACCGCATCACCGTCAAGGCGAGAGGCCGCGACGGCCAGCCGTTCGAAATGGAGGCCGAGGGCCTGCTGGCGGTCTGCGTGCAGCACGAGATGGACCACCTGCTGGGCAAGTTGTTCGTCGACTACCTCTCGCCTCTCAAGCGCGAGATGGTGCGCAAGAAGCTGGCCAAGGCGCGCCGCAACGCCGCCTGA
- the fmt gene encoding methionyl-tRNA formyltransferase, producing the protein MRIIFAGTPDFAVPCLRAAAAHDEVVAVYTQPDRPAGRGRGLAASPVKREAIARGIEVLQPENFKARVSRDALAALRPDLMVVVAYGLILPQSVLDIPTWGCWNVHASLLPRWRGAAPIQRAIQAGDTQTGVCLMQMEKGLDTGPVLLSQSLDIGPSETGGELHDRLAALGAQVLLDGLGLMRAGIRPVPRPQPTEGVTYAHKLDKGEARLDWTQPATALGNTVRAFNPWPVAEAQLAGERVRVHDATALPLAHGRAPGTVLLAGRDGIDIACGEGALRLRTLQRDGGKPMAAADYLNGRRELLSAGQA; encoded by the coding sequence ATGAGGATTATCTTTGCCGGTACCCCCGATTTTGCCGTGCCTTGCCTGCGCGCGGCGGCCGCCCACGATGAGGTCGTCGCGGTCTACACCCAGCCCGACCGTCCTGCCGGGCGCGGCCGCGGCCTGGCCGCCTCGCCGGTCAAGCGCGAGGCGATCGCGCGGGGCATCGAGGTGCTGCAGCCGGAGAATTTCAAGGCGCGGGTCAGTCGCGACGCGCTGGCGGCACTGCGGCCGGACCTGATGGTCGTGGTCGCCTACGGCCTGATCCTTCCGCAGTCCGTGCTGGATATCCCGACCTGGGGTTGCTGGAACGTGCACGCCTCGCTGCTGCCGCGCTGGCGGGGCGCCGCGCCGATCCAGCGTGCGATCCAGGCCGGCGACACCCAGACCGGCGTCTGCCTCATGCAGATGGAGAAGGGCCTGGATACCGGTCCGGTGCTGCTTTCCCAGTCGCTCGACATCGGGCCGTCCGAAACCGGCGGCGAGCTGCATGACCGCCTGGCCGCGCTCGGTGCCCAGGTGCTCCTCGATGGCCTCGGCCTGATGCGCGCCGGCATACGGCCGGTGCCGCGTCCGCAGCCGACCGAGGGCGTGACCTACGCCCACAAGCTCGACAAGGGCGAGGCGCGGCTGGACTGGACGCAACCGGCGACGGCGTTGGGCAACACGGTGCGCGCATTCAATCCCTGGCCGGTCGCCGAAGCCCAGCTGGCCGGCGAGCGCGTACGCGTGCACGACGCCACCGCGCTGCCGCTGGCGCACGGCCGGGCCCCGGGGACGGTCCTGCTGGCCGGTCGCGACGGCATCGACATTGCCTGCGGCGAGGGCGCACTTCGGCTCCGGACCTTGCAACGCGACGGTGGCAAGCCGATGGCTGCGGCCGACTACCTCAACGGCCGCCGCGAGCTGCTGTCGGCCGGGCAGGCATGA
- the rsmB gene encoding 16S rRNA (cytosine(967)-C(5))-methyltransferase RsmB, whose amino-acid sequence MKPVPGVATRVAAARVLDAVLHDGRSLKGELATALQALADPRDRALVEAICLAVLRQSARYDAALAAWLPRPLARRDRELRALLLAGFAQLDPLGLPPHAAVASTVETARALGRQHQAGMVNALLRRAQREGLPAGDPRAQWPDWLRAQVAADWPDQHDAILAASAEPPPLWLRVNARRVSRDEYAGRLRDAGLPADTVDGMPDTLRLDTPVPVALLPGFADGLVSVQDGAAQRVADALAPAPGARVLDACAAPGGKAAHLLERAPSLRLVALDIDPRRLRQVAATLGRLQLEGASLHAADGCDLDAWWDGTPFDAILLDAPCSATGIVRRQPDILLHRRASDLEQLVATQSGLLDSLWRTLAPGGVLLYATCSVLVEENAAQVGRFLARTPDARAEPLDDRFGRVSGAGRQRLPGEAGMDGFFYARLRKV is encoded by the coding sequence ATGAAGCCGGTCCCCGGCGTCGCCACCCGTGTCGCCGCCGCGCGCGTGCTGGACGCGGTGCTGCACGACGGGCGTTCGCTCAAGGGCGAGCTGGCGACCGCGCTGCAGGCACTGGCCGACCCGCGCGACCGGGCCCTGGTCGAGGCGATCTGCCTGGCCGTGCTGCGCCAGTCGGCGCGCTACGACGCCGCCCTGGCCGCCTGGTTGCCGCGGCCGCTCGCCCGCCGGGACCGCGAGCTGCGCGCGCTGCTGCTGGCCGGCTTCGCCCAGCTCGATCCGCTCGGGCTACCGCCGCATGCCGCCGTCGCCTCGACCGTCGAGACCGCGCGTGCGCTCGGTCGCCAGCACCAGGCCGGCATGGTCAACGCCCTGCTGCGCCGCGCGCAGCGCGAGGGGCTTCCGGCCGGTGATCCGCGCGCGCAGTGGCCGGACTGGTTGCGTGCGCAAGTCGCCGCGGACTGGCCCGACCAGCACGACGCCATCCTCGCCGCATCCGCCGAGCCGCCCCCGCTGTGGCTTCGCGTCAATGCACGCCGCGTGTCGCGCGACGAGTACGCCGGGCGCCTGCGCGACGCCGGCCTGCCTGCCGACACGGTGGACGGCATGCCCGATACCCTGCGGCTGGACACCCCCGTTCCGGTCGCCCTGTTGCCGGGCTTCGCCGATGGCCTTGTGTCGGTGCAGGACGGTGCCGCCCAGCGGGTGGCCGATGCGCTCGCGCCAGCGCCCGGTGCGCGCGTGCTCGATGCCTGCGCCGCGCCCGGCGGGAAGGCCGCGCACCTGCTCGAACGCGCGCCCTCGCTCCGGCTGGTCGCGCTCGACATTGATCCCCGGCGGTTGCGGCAGGTCGCGGCGACGCTCGGGCGGCTGCAACTGGAGGGGGCGTCGCTGCACGCCGCCGACGGGTGCGACCTCGACGCTTGGTGGGATGGCACGCCGTTCGACGCGATCCTCCTGGATGCGCCGTGCTCGGCGACCGGCATCGTCCGCCGCCAGCCCGACATCCTGCTGCACCGGCGGGCGTCCGACCTCGAGCAACTGGTCGCGACCCAGTCCGGCCTGCTCGACAGCCTGTGGCGCACGCTGGCGCCCGGTGGCGTGCTGCTCTATGCGACCTGCTCGGTGCTGGTCGAGGAGAACGCGGCTCAGGTGGGCCGCTTCCTCGCGCGCACCCCCGATGCACGCGCCGAGCCGCTGGACGACCGCTTCGGCCGCGTCAGCGGCGCCGGACGCCAGCGCTTGCCGGGCGAGGCGGGGATGGACGGGTTCTTCTACGCGCGCCTGCGCAAAGTGTGA
- a CDS encoding glycosyltransferase, translating to MALVRILGRDNGAGLSRDMQLVSSLVERAGHDVEVVGFGNEKGVRMLREAGMWIARGWRGRADVQISLEHLYPLSLGLGRRNLLMPNPEWFRDKWRPVLPRLDGVLCKTRHAERIFGALGCATRFVGFTSEDRLDADVARTDTFLHLAGRSPVKGTEAVLEAWRRHPEWPTLVVVQGPRYARPGAPADNIDHRIGRIDDAELRRLQNACRFHIAPSEAEGFGHCLMEAMSVGAVVITVDGEPMNELVDATTGVLVTAARTGTLGLARSFHVAPAAVEQAVEQVLAMAPAERAALGQRARTRFEDGDAAFRAGFAAATME from the coding sequence ATGGCACTGGTCAGGATCCTCGGACGGGACAACGGTGCCGGGCTGAGCCGCGACATGCAGCTGGTCTCCTCGCTCGTGGAGCGGGCCGGGCACGACGTCGAGGTGGTGGGCTTTGGCAACGAGAAGGGCGTGCGCATGCTGCGCGAAGCCGGCATGTGGATCGCCCGGGGCTGGCGCGGTCGCGCCGACGTGCAGATCTCGCTGGAACACCTGTACCCGCTGTCGCTCGGGCTGGGCCGGCGCAACCTGCTGATGCCCAACCCCGAGTGGTTCCGCGACAAGTGGCGTCCGGTGTTGCCGCGGCTGGACGGCGTGCTGTGCAAGACCCGCCACGCGGAGCGGATTTTCGGTGCACTCGGGTGTGCGACCCGGTTCGTCGGCTTCACCAGCGAGGACCGGCTCGACGCGGACGTGGCCCGCACGGACACCTTCCTGCACCTGGCCGGCCGCAGTCCGGTAAAGGGCACCGAGGCGGTGTTGGAGGCGTGGCGCCGACACCCCGAGTGGCCCACGCTGGTGGTGGTGCAGGGGCCGCGGTACGCGCGGCCGGGGGCGCCCGCCGACAACATCGACCACCGTATCGGGCGCATCGATGACGCGGAGCTGCGGCGGCTGCAGAACGCCTGCCGGTTCCACATCGCGCCGTCGGAGGCCGAGGGCTTCGGCCATTGCCTGATGGAGGCGATGAGCGTCGGCGCGGTGGTGATCACCGTCGATGGCGAACCGATGAACGAGCTGGTCGATGCCACCACTGGCGTGCTGGTGACGGCGGCGCGCACCGGCACGCTCGGCTTGGCGCGCAGCTTCCATGTGGCGCCCGCAGCGGTCGAGCAGGCGGTTGAGCAGGTGCTGGCGATGGCGCCGGCCGAACGCGCCGCGCTCGGGCAGCGTGCACGCACGCGGTTCGAGGACGGCGACGCGGCTTTCCGCGCGGGCTTCGCGGCGGCGACAATGGAGTGA
- a CDS encoding CDP-glycerol glycerophosphotransferase family protein: protein MGNNRYLLYGSVRYALGILRPLQDAARARGDEVAWFFDGREDEGPNELTADERRLVTVEQVRQWNPTAVFTSSNALPHFFPGVKVQTFHGFDAGKPRHIYIRPFFDLYCTTGPQDTRAFEALARRHGFFRVIETGWPKLDPFMTQLPDTLPPVRQPPVILYHSTFSPSWSAARTLHDEVRRLSRDGRWRWIVTLHPKTDPEVVAMYRALENEHLRFADDDNILDLFGQVDMMCSDTSSALSEFLLTGKPVVTFRNRRPGPQLIDIDDAADFEPAIERALSRPPELMAAIRAFADAIHPYRDGRSSERTLEAVDRFIAEGGVASLKRRPLDPWRKFKLRRRLRYWGPA from the coding sequence ATGGGAAACAACCGGTATCTGCTGTACGGGTCGGTGCGTTACGCGCTGGGCATCCTGCGCCCGCTGCAGGACGCCGCGCGCGCGCGCGGCGACGAGGTCGCGTGGTTCTTCGATGGTCGCGAGGACGAGGGTCCGAACGAGCTCACGGCCGACGAACGCCGGCTTGTGACCGTCGAGCAGGTGCGCCAGTGGAACCCCACCGCGGTGTTCACCTCCAGCAACGCGCTGCCGCACTTCTTCCCGGGCGTGAAGGTGCAGACCTTCCACGGCTTCGACGCCGGCAAGCCCAGGCACATCTACATCCGGCCGTTCTTCGACCTGTATTGCACCACCGGTCCGCAGGACACCCGCGCGTTCGAGGCGCTCGCCCGCCGGCACGGCTTCTTCCGTGTCATCGAGACCGGCTGGCCCAAGCTCGACCCGTTCATGACGCAGCTGCCCGACACGCTGCCGCCGGTGCGGCAACCGCCGGTGATCCTCTACCACTCGACGTTCTCCCCCTCGTGGAGCGCGGCGCGGACCCTGCACGACGAGGTCCGGCGGCTCTCCCGCGACGGGCGCTGGCGGTGGATCGTCACCCTGCACCCGAAGACCGACCCGGAAGTGGTGGCGATGTACCGGGCGCTGGAGAACGAACACCTGCGGTTCGCCGACGACGACAACATCCTCGACCTGTTCGGCCAGGTCGACATGATGTGCTCGGACACCTCCTCGGCGCTGAGCGAGTTCCTGCTTACCGGCAAGCCGGTGGTGACGTTCCGCAACCGTCGCCCGGGTCCGCAGCTGATCGACATCGACGATGCGGCCGACTTCGAGCCGGCGATCGAGCGCGCGCTGTCGCGGCCGCCGGAGCTGATGGCCGCGATCCGGGCGTTCGCCGACGCCATCCATCCTTACCGCGACGGTCGCTCGAGCGAACGTACGCTGGAAGCGGTCGACCGCTTCATCGCCGAGGGCGGCGTGGCCTCGCTGAAGCGCCGCCCGCTCGACCCGTGGCGCAAGTTCAAGCTGCGCCGCCGCCTGCGCTACTGGGGACCCGCCTGA